One part of the Streptococcus sp. oral taxon 431 genome encodes these proteins:
- a CDS encoding response regulator transcription factor — protein sequence MRIFVLEDDFSQQARIETTIEKLLKKQSIIPSSFEVFGKPDQLLAEVHEKGAHQLFFLDIEIRNEEMKGLEVARKIRDRDPYALIVFVTTHSEFMPLSFRYQVSALDYIDKALSAEEFESRIETALIYANSQDSKSLAEDCFYFKSKFAQFQYPFKEVYYLETSPRPHRVILYTKTDRLEFTASLEEVLKQEPRLLQCHRSFLINPTNVVRLDKKEKLLFFPNGGSCLIARYKVREVSEAINNLH from the coding sequence ATGAGAATATTTGTTTTAGAAGATGATTTTTCCCAACAAGCTAGGATTGAAACGACGATTGAAAAACTTTTGAAAAAACAGAGTATCATCCCCAGTTCTTTTGAAGTCTTTGGCAAGCCAGACCAACTGCTGGCAGAGGTGCATGAAAAGGGGGCGCATCAGCTTTTCTTTTTGGACATTGAGATTCGAAATGAAGAGATGAAGGGGCTAGAAGTGGCTAGAAAGATTCGGGATCGGGATCCTTATGCCCTGATCGTCTTTGTGACGACTCACTCAGAGTTTATGCCCCTGTCCTTTCGCTACCAAGTGTCTGCTTTGGACTACATTGATAAGGCCTTATCGGCAGAGGAGTTTGAATCTCGGATCGAGACAGCCCTTATCTATGCCAATAGTCAAGATAGTAAAAGTTTGGCGGAAGATTGCTTTTACTTTAAATCAAAATTTGCTCAATTCCAGTATCCCTTTAAAGAGGTTTACTATCTCGAAACGTCCCCAAGACCCCATCGTGTTATTCTCTATACCAAGACGGACAGGCTGGAATTTACGGCGAGTTTAGAGGAGGTTCTCAAGCAGGAGCCCCGTCTCTTGCAGTGCCATCGCTCTTTTCTTATCAATCCAACTAATGTAGTTCGTTTGGATAAGAAAGAAAAACTGCTTTTCTTTCCCAATGGTGGAAGTTGTCTAATCGCCCGTTATAAGGTCAGGGAAGTATCTGAGGCTATCAATAACTTACACTGA
- a CDS encoding sensor histidine kinase, whose translation MYIFWMILYSLAISGLEIIMFFKVDGISLTFDRIFKAFLLKFLLAAIVTTFKFLVLTDYLSYFIEPLFGISLSLILLRGLPKKLLFFYGLFPIVLMDIFYRSVSYFVFPFFGKGIVDGYGNPLFLLIMIFVYSIVLVFLKWLDYDFTSLRRESLDKDFQKSLTKINWIMGAYFLVMESLSYFEYAYDIQSKTVRHLILVFYLLFFMGIIKKLDTYLKEKLQEKLNQEQALRYRDMERYSRHIEELYKEVRSFRHDYTNLLTSLRLGIEEEDMEQIKEVYDSVLKDSSQKLQDNKYDLGRLVNVRDRALKSLLAGKFIKAREKDIVFNVEVPEEIQVESMSLLDFLTIVSILCDNAIEASVEASQPRVSIAFLKNGAQETFIIENSIKEEGIDVSEIFSFGVSSKGEDRGVGLYTVMKIVESYPNASLNTTCQDQVFRQVLSVHLLSTSD comes from the coding sequence ATGTATATTTTTTGGATGATATTGTATTCACTAGCTATTAGTGGGCTAGAAATTATCATGTTCTTTAAGGTAGATGGAATTAGTCTCACTTTCGATAGAATTTTTAAGGCCTTTCTTCTAAAATTTCTTCTAGCAGCAATTGTTACAACTTTTAAATTTTTAGTCTTGACTGACTATCTGTCATACTTTATAGAACCCTTGTTCGGCATCAGCTTGTCTCTCATATTGTTAAGAGGGCTTCCTAAAAAACTCCTTTTCTTTTATGGTCTCTTTCCAATTGTATTGATGGATATTTTTTACAGAAGTGTCTCCTATTTTGTGTTTCCGTTTTTTGGGAAAGGGATTGTAGATGGATATGGAAATCCTCTCTTTTTGTTGATTATGATATTCGTTTACTCCATAGTATTAGTCTTTTTGAAATGGTTGGACTATGATTTCACTAGCTTGAGAAGGGAGAGCCTAGATAAAGATTTTCAAAAATCCTTGACTAAGATTAACTGGATAATGGGGGCTTACTTTCTAGTCATGGAAAGTCTGTCTTACTTTGAATATGCATACGATATCCAATCAAAGACTGTTCGCCATCTAATCCTAGTCTTTTACCTCCTTTTTTTTATGGGGATTATCAAGAAATTGGATACCTATTTGAAGGAAAAACTTCAGGAGAAACTGAACCAAGAACAGGCTTTGCGCTATAGAGATATGGAGCGCTATAGTCGGCATATAGAGGAACTTTACAAGGAAGTACGGAGTTTTCGTCATGACTACACCAACCTCTTGACTAGCTTACGTCTGGGTATTGAAGAGGAGGATATGGAGCAGATAAAAGAGGTCTACGACTCGGTCTTAAAGGATTCTAGTCAGAAATTGCAGGACAATAAATATGACCTGGGCCGATTGGTGAATGTTCGGGATCGTGCCCTCAAAAGTCTTCTAGCTGGAAAATTTATAAAAGCTAGAGAAAAGGACATTGTCTTTAATGTCGAAGTTCCTGAGGAGATTCAGGTCGAGAGTATGAGTCTGCTTGATTTTCTAACCATTGTGTCTATCCTTTGTGACAATGCTATTGAAGCCAGTGTAGAGGCCAGTCAACCTCGCGTTTCAATCGCCTTTTTAAAAAATGGAGCACAGGAGACCTTCATTATTGAAAACTCCATCAAAGAAGAGGGCATAGATGTTTCTGAAATATTCTCTTTTGGAGTTAGTTCTAAAGGGGAGGACCGAGGTGTTGGTCTCTATACCGTCATGAAGATTGTGGAAAGTTATCCCAATGCCAGTCTCAATACCACCTGTCAAGATCAAGTCTTTCGTCAGGTTTTGTCGGTTCATTTGCTGTCAACTTCTGATTAG